The genomic DNA AAGGCGGGCGAGGAGCTGCGGCGGGCGCTGGCCGAGGCGATGCGCCGCGCCGGCGTGCCGGGCACCTGCTACGGCGAGGCGTCCATCTATCACGTGTCGTTCGAGGGCAAGCCCGGCCTGGCGGGCTTCGACCGGCCGCGCCGGGGCGCCCTCTACCATCTGTTGCGCTGCGCGCTGCTCAACGAGGGCGTCGACTGCTCGGCCAACCACGGCTGGGTGTCGGCCGTCCACACCGATGAGGACATCGCCCGGACGATTGCGGCCTACGCGCGCGCCTTCCGGGCGATGGCCGCCGAGCGGGTGTTCGGCGCGGCATGAGACGCCGCCCGGCGGCCGTCGCGGGGATCGGGCTCGCCTGGCTCGCCCTCGCCGGCGGCGGGCTGGCGGGCGGCTGCACCTACTATCCCAGCGTGGTCGACGTGGGCGGGGTCCGCCTGCGCCCCGAGGCCGGCCGCGCCGTGCGGTCGGCCAGCGGCCACGAAGCGGCCGTCTACTTCAAGCTCAACAGCACCGGCAAGTACGGCGACGCGCTCACCGGCGCGGAGTCACGGCTGGCTCGCACCACCGAGCTGCGGGGCCCCGGCGGCGACCGCATCGGCCGGGTCGAGATCGCCGGGGCCACCGTCGTGAGCTTCGAGCGTGGCGGCCCCCACATCGCGCTGGCCAACTTCACCCGCACGCTGACGCCGGGCGAGGTCATCATCGTCACGCTGCACTTCGAGAAGTCCGGCCCGCTGGGGCTCGTCACCGTCGTCGAGTAGCTGGCCCCGTGGTATCCTTTCTGCTCCTGGTGGGCAGGTAGCTCAGTTGGTAGAGCACAGGACTGAAAATCCTGGTGTCGGCGGTTCAATCCCGTCCCTGCCCACCAGATTTTCAGCCACTTGCCGAATGCCCTGTCAGCTGCGGTTACCGAAGTTTCACCAGAGCTGTCACTGAACCTGGCGTTGGGACGCTGACCCTGGAGAGCGGAGGCTCTCCCGACAAAGAGGATCCGCGGCCGCGGACAGAGACGCGCAGGCGACGCCCGCGCCGAAGGCCCGCACGGGAGAGGTCCCGACGTCAGGTGTTCGCGCCCGGCTCCGCTCCGGGCTTGTCGCGGAGGCCCTTGAGATAGGGCAAGAGCTCCTCGTGCACGAACGAGAACATGGCGCCGAGCGTGGCGTTGCCCAGGAGCTGGCGCTTCGGTCCTTCGGGCGCGGCCCAATCCTGCCAGCGGAACCCGGGCTCCAGTGACGGCGTGAACTCCGCCCCCACCGCCTCAGCCGCCTCGGCCTCACACGTCTCGCGCTCGTCCAGGATGCGCAAGAACAGGATCCACGTCAGCTCGGGAACGTACTGGAGCGCGCCGGCGCAATTCGACCGCCGCATGATGTCGCAGATCGACTTGACGGCCGCGTTCACCGACTGCTGGCTGGCCAGCCGCTTGCCGTTGCCATTCGTGGCGTCACGCCGGGCTATCAGTTCTCCCCATCGTCGAGCCGGGCCGGCTCTTCCAGGAGCTTGAGCAACGCCGTGGCGCAGTAGACGCGGTCGCGCTTGGCCTCGTTGACCTGGCGCATGATGTTGAGCGTCTCGAGCTTCACAACCGCGCGCTGTGCAGTCGTGAAGGCCACCTTCAGGCGCTCGGCAGCGCGACGTGTCGTCCAGTATGGGTTCTCGGCGAGCAGGTCTACCAGTCGTACGGCTGCCGGCAGCCCCGCGCTCACCGCTTTGTCGCGCCACTTTTCGAGAAGGGCATTGATCCGTATGGCCCGGGAGAGGGCGTCGGTCGATTGCGTGGCGACTCCCCGCAGGAAGTATCCGAGCCACGCCTCCCACTCGCCCCGCTCGTGCACGCCCTGGAGCCGCGCGTAGTAGGCCTGCCGATTGGCCTCGAAGAAGGCGCTGAGGTACAGCAGCGGCGCCGGCAGCACCTTCCGCTCGATGAGGAACAGTGTGATGAGGAGCCGCCCCACCCGGCCGTTACCGTCCACAAACGGGTGGATGGCCTCGAACTGGTAGTGGACGAGCCCCGCCTGGACGAGAGGCGGCAGCGAACGGTCGTGCAGAAACTTCTCCCACGCATCGAGACACGGCAGCACCTGGTCGGGCGGCGGCGGAACATAGATGGCCGCCTCGATGCCGACTCCGGGCGAGCCGATCCAGTTCTGCACGTCGCGGAAATAGCCGGGCCGCCCCCGGTCGCCCCGGGCGCCGGCCATCAACTTGCTGTGCAACTCGCGCACGACACGAAGGGAGAGCGGCAGGCTGCTCAGTCGGGCAATCCCATGCTCGAGGGCCACCACGTAGTTGGCTACCTCGCGGAGGTCGTCCGGGCTGCGATCCACCGCCATCCCGGCCTCTGCGGCGAGCAATTCTCCCAGCGTTGCCTGAGTACCCTCGATCTTGCTGGACAGCACCGCCTCCCGGCGTATGAAGGGCCGGATCAGCAGGTGCGGATTGGGCAGCCGACCTCCCTCTCCGGCCAGTCGCCCGATGAGTCGATCGGCGTCGGAGAGCGCTCCCACAAGGGCCGGTGTCCAGGTGATCCGAGGCGGCAGCGGGTCCGGCACATGGGGTCGCCCTCTACCGGGCAATTGGCCCGCGCGCCCTGGAGCCGCCATCCGCGTCAGGCCGCGCGTTATTTTCGCCACCGCAAACAGCCCCGAGCTCTATTTTCGACCATGGCCAGAACCGATAATATCAGTTCGGGCGCCTTGAGGAGGCTTCTTCAAAGTTCTCCGTCGAAGGCTCGGCGCAGCAGTGCTGCCGGCAGCGCTCGATAGCGCGGAACCGCTGTTGGACATCGCTCAATGTTCGGTCGGTTGATTACTTGATGCCGGCGCGCATGAAGCTCTGGACGAACTGCCGCTGGAAGAGCAGGAAGGCCACCAGGAGCGGGGCCACCGACAGCAGCGTGCCCGCCGAGATGACGGCCCACGAGACGCCCGTTTCGGGGGCCGCGAAGATGCCGAGCCCGACCGTGATGGGGCGGGTCTCCACCGAGTTGGTGACGACCAGGGGCCAGAGGAAGTTGTTCCAGTGGTACGAGACCGAGACCAGGCCGTAGGCGAGATACGTCGGCCGGGCCAGCGGCACGTAGACCGAGAGGAGCACTCGGAGCACGCCGGCCCCCTCCACTTGCGCCGCCTCCTCGAGGTCGCGCGGCACCTGCTTGAAGGTCTGGCGCAGCAAGAAGATGCCGAAGGCCGAGGCCATGTAGGGTAGGCCGATGGCGGGGACGGTATCCACGAGATCCAGGCGGCTCAGCGTCGTGTAGTTCTCGACCAGGAGCACCTCGGGCACGATGAGGATCTGGACGAGCACCAGGGCAAAGGCCAGGTCGCGTCCTGGGAAGGCAAAGCGCGCGAAAGCGTAGGCGGCGAGCGTGCAGAGCACGAACTGGGCGGCCAGCACCATGGTCACCAGGAGGACAGTGTTCACGATGTACCGCGCGAAGGGCGCCACCGCCCACGCCCGCTGGAAGTTCCCGAGCGTCAGCGGCGCCGTGAGGTCGAACCGCGTCGCATACTCCGGCGGATGAAACGCCGCCCACACCGCGTACGCCAGCGGCAGGATCCACAGCACCGCGAGCAGCAGCGCCGCCGCGTTCTCCAACCACTGCCCCCGCGGCGCCGGCCCCGCGATCCCATCGGCCTCTGCCCTCACGCGATATCACCCCCGTTCCGAGCGCCGGCTCCGCCGGCGCAATCCTTTCTGGGGGAGGTTCGGAGGGGGCCGGCCGAGGCCCCCTTCGATGAAAGCCTCCCTCCGAGGCTATCGATAGTGCACGCGTCGCTCGATCAGCCCGAACTGGGCGATGGCCAGCACGGCCAGGATGGCCAGCAGCAGCACGGTGAGGGTGGCCGCGTAGGCCCAGTCGTTGTAGCCGAAGGCCACTTCGTAGAGGTAGTAGAGGAGGAGGTTCGAGGCGTTGTCCGGCCCGCCCTTGGTCAGGATGAAGAGCTGGTCGACCAGCTTGAAGGAGTTGATGGTGGCGTTCACCAGCACGAACAGCGTCGTGGGCATCAGGAGCGGCAGCGTCACTCGACGGAAGAAGGTCCACCGGGGCGTGCCTTCGATGGCGGCGGCCTCCTTGAGATCAGGCGGCAAGTGCTGGAGCGCGGCCAGATAGAAGATCGAGAAGAAGCCCGCCTCCTTCCACACCGTCATCACGATCAGGCACCCCATCACCGTGCTGGGGTCGCCGAGCCAGTTGTGATGCGCGGCGCCGAAGAGCGCGCGCACCTGGTCCAGCAGGCCGAACTGCGGGGTATAGAAGAAGAGCCAGATGTTGGCCACGGCGACCATCGGCAGGATGGTCGGCGTGAAGTAGGCGAGCCGCACCAGCGCGCGGGCGGGCAGGCGGCGATCGATCCAGGTGGCCATCAGGAGGGCCAGCACAATGCTGGCCGGGATCGTCCCCAGCGCGAAGACGACGTTGTTGCCCATGACGCGCCAGAAGATGGGGTCGGCGGCCATGAACCCGTAGTTCTCGAGGCCGACGAAGACGGCAGGCTGGCCGCCCCGCGGCGTCGACCGGACGCTGTCGACGAGGCTGGCCAGGATGGGGTAGTGCGTGAAGGTGGCGAGGAGCACGGCGGCCGGCAGCAGGAGTAGCCAGCCGTGGACGGCGTCGAGCCGGCGGCCGCCAAGCAATCGCCTCACGGCTTTATCGGCGATAGCGGCTCAGGATGCGCTCGGCGCCGGCCTGAGCCTCGGCCAGCGCGGCCTTCGGCTCCTTGCCGCCGGTGAGGGCGGCCTGGATGGCGTCGTCGAGGAGTTTCTTGACGCGCGCGTTCTCGTGCACGGCCAGCTCGGCCACCGCGTGCTGGAGCTGGTCGCGGGCCACGGCGGCGGCGGGGAACTCGGCCGCGTACTTCTTGAGGGCGGGCGTGTCGTAGGCCGCCCGGGTCACACCCATGTAGCCGGTCTCGATGGACCAGCGCGCGGCCTGCTCGGGCGCCGTCATCCACTTGATGAAGGCCACCGCCGCCTTGCGCTCCTCCGGGGAGGCCTTCTTGAAGACGTAGAAGTTGCCGCCGCCGGTGGGGCTGCCCCGCATCTTGGAAGCCGGCAGCATGGCCACGCCGAAGTCGAACTTGGCCCCGGTGCGGACCGGCGTGAGGTTGCCCGTCGTGTGCCACATCATCGCGGTCTTGCCCTGGAGGAAGGCCTCGCGCAGCGTGCCCCACTCCACCGTGCCCTTCGGCATCACCCCGTGCGTGCCGCCCAGGTCGCGCCAGAAGGCGAGGGCCTCGACCACCGCCGGCTTGTCGAAGAAGGTGCGGTTGCCGTCCTGGTTCATCAGAACCTCGCCGTTCTGGCGAGCCAGGGCCTGGAACATCCAGTAGGGATAGCCGGTGGACGGGATCATGAGCCCGTAGCGCGTGACGTTGCCCGAGGCGCCCTTCTGGACCAGGCGCTTGGCCATCTCCACCATCTCGCCCCACGTGGCCGGCGGCTTGTTGGGGTCGAGCCCGGCCTGCTTGAAGGCGTCCTTGTTCCAGTAGAGGACGATGGTCGAGCGCTGGAACGGGATGCCCCAGGTCTTGCCCTTGGTGCGGCTGTTCTCCATCAGCCCCGGATAGAAGGACTCGAGCCACGGCTTGTCGGCGGCGGTCACGAGGTCGTCGAACGGCACGATGACGTCCTGGTCGATCAGCTCGAAGAGATCGATGGAGAAGAGCACCGAGAGCTGCACCGGATTGCCGGCCTTGAGCGCGGCCAGCGCCTTGTTGCGCGTGTCGTCGTAGTTGCCGGCGTAGACGGCGGTGACCTTGATGGCGGGATGCCCCTTCTCGAACTCGGCGATCATGCTGTCGATGAGCTTGGGGATCGGGCCCCCGACGGCGATCGGGTAGTACATGGTGAGCTCGGTGGCCGCGCGCGCCGGCAGGGCGAAGAGCCCGACGGCCAGCAGCGCGGCCGTGATGCGACGGACTGACAGGCTGAACATGATCGATCCTCCCCGGGCCGGCCGCGGCCGGCCTCGCGTACGTTGGAGCGGCCCGATCTTAGCCGATGACGATGGCCGGCGGGATTACGGAATGGTGTCGTGGCGGCGGCCCGTCGCCGCGTCGAACAGGTGCACGGCCGCCGGGTCCCAGCCCAGGCCCACGGCGGCGCCCGGCTCGATAGTCACCCGGCCGGGGGCGCGGACGGCCACGGTCTCCTCGCCCACCGTGCACTTGAGGATAGTGTCGGCGCCCAGGTACTCGCCGTCCACGACCCGCGCCGGCACCCCGCGGCCGTCGACGCGGATGTCTTCGGGGCGCAGGCCCAGCAGGAGCCCGTCGCCGGGCCGCGGCAGCACCGCCGGCCCGTCGGCGCCGCGCACCACCGCGCCGCCGGGGCCGTCGGCCAGACGCAGCACGTTCATGGGCGGGGTGCCGATGAAGCGCGCCACGAACACGCTGGCCGGACGCGCGTAGAGGGCGTCCGGCGGTGCGTCCTGCTCGATGCGCCCCTCGCGGAGAAGCACGATGCGGTCGGCCATGCTCATGGCCTCCACCTGATCGTGGGTGACGTACACCATGGTAATGCCGAGCGCCCGCTGGAGCGCGCGGATCTCCCGCCGCATGTCCTGGCGGAGCTGGGCGTCCAGGTTGGACAGGGGCTCGTCCATGAGGCAGACGGGCGTCTCGGCCACGATGGCGCGCCCGAGCGCCACGCGCTGCTGCTGGCC from Candidatus Methylomirabilota bacterium includes the following:
- a CDS encoding copper chaperone PCu(A)C, translated to MRRRPAAVAGIGLAWLALAGGGLAGGCTYYPSVVDVGGVRLRPEAGRAVRSASGHEAAVYFKLNSTGKYGDALTGAESRLARTTELRGPGGDRIGRVEIAGATVVSFERGGPHIALANFTRTLTPGEVIIVTLHFEKSGPLGLVTVVE
- a CDS encoding type I restriction-modification system subunit M N-terminal domain-containing protein, which codes for MNAAVKSICDIMRRSNCAGALQYVPELTWILFLRILDERETCEAEAAEAVGAEFTPSLEPGFRWQDWAAPEGPKRQLLGNATLGAMFSFVHEELLPYLKGLRDKPGAEPGANT
- a CDS encoding Fic family protein; amino-acid sequence: MPDPLPPRITWTPALVGALSDADRLIGRLAGEGGRLPNPHLLIRPFIRREAVLSSKIEGTQATLGELLAAEAGMAVDRSPDDLREVANYVVALEHGIARLSSLPLSLRVVRELHSKLMAGARGDRGRPGYFRDVQNWIGSPGVGIEAAIYVPPPPDQVLPCLDAWEKFLHDRSLPPLVQAGLVHYQFEAIHPFVDGNGRVGRLLITLFLIERKVLPAPLLYLSAFFEANRQAYYARLQGVHERGEWEAWLGYFLRGVATQSTDALSRAIRINALLEKWRDKAVSAGLPAAVRLVDLLAENPYWTTRRAAERLKVAFTTAQRAVVKLETLNIMRQVNEAKRDRVYCATALLKLLEEPARLDDGEN
- a CDS encoding carbohydrate ABC transporter permease, with product MENAAALLLAVLWILPLAYAVWAAFHPPEYATRFDLTAPLTLGNFQRAWAVAPFARYIVNTVLLVTMVLAAQFVLCTLAAYAFARFAFPGRDLAFALVLVQILIVPEVLLVENYTTLSRLDLVDTVPAIGLPYMASAFGIFLLRQTFKQVPRDLEEAAQVEGAGVLRVLLSVYVPLARPTYLAYGLVSVSYHWNNFLWPLVVTNSVETRPITVGLGIFAAPETGVSWAVISAGTLLSVAPLLVAFLLFQRQFVQSFMRAGIK
- a CDS encoding sugar ABC transporter permease, which codes for MRRLLGGRRLDAVHGWLLLLPAAVLLATFTHYPILASLVDSVRSTPRGGQPAVFVGLENYGFMAADPIFWRVMGNNVVFALGTIPASIVLALLMATWIDRRLPARALVRLAYFTPTILPMVAVANIWLFFYTPQFGLLDQVRALFGAAHHNWLGDPSTVMGCLIVMTVWKEAGFFSIFYLAALQHLPPDLKEAAAIEGTPRWTFFRRVTLPLLMPTTLFVLVNATINSFKLVDQLFILTKGGPDNASNLLLYYLYEVAFGYNDWAYAATLTVLLLAILAVLAIAQFGLIERRVHYR
- a CDS encoding ABC transporter substrate-binding protein; protein product: MFSLSVRRITAALLAVGLFALPARAATELTMYYPIAVGGPIPKLIDSMIAEFEKGHPAIKVTAVYAGNYDDTRNKALAALKAGNPVQLSVLFSIDLFELIDQDVIVPFDDLVTAADKPWLESFYPGLMENSRTKGKTWGIPFQRSTIVLYWNKDAFKQAGLDPNKPPATWGEMVEMAKRLVQKGASGNVTRYGLMIPSTGYPYWMFQALARQNGEVLMNQDGNRTFFDKPAVVEALAFWRDLGGTHGVMPKGTVEWGTLREAFLQGKTAMMWHTTGNLTPVRTGAKFDFGVAMLPASKMRGSPTGGGNFYVFKKASPEERKAAVAFIKWMTAPEQAARWSIETGYMGVTRAAYDTPALKKYAAEFPAAAVARDQLQHAVAELAVHENARVKKLLDDAIQAALTGGKEPKAALAEAQAGAERILSRYRR
- a CDS encoding ABC transporter ATP-binding protein, with protein sequence MSEIRLSGVSKLWGAVRAVDGVSLTAEAGGLLVLLGPSGCGKSTTLRLIAGLERVTEGRIWIGGVDVTDLPPAARRLAMVFQSYALFPHLNVRENIVFGLKVRRVPAAERARRLGRVAELLGIGHLLDRKPGQLSGGQQQRVALGRAIVAETPVCLMDEPLSNLDAQLRQDMRREIRALQRALGITMVYVTHDQVEAMSMADRIVLLREGRIEQDAPPDALYARPASVFVARFIGTPPMNVLRLADGPGGAVVRGADGPAVLPRPGDGLLLGLRPEDIRVDGRGVPARVVDGEYLGADTILKCTVGEETVAVRAPGRVTIEPGAAVGLGWDPAAVHLFDAATGRRHDTIP